The following proteins come from a genomic window of Flavobacteriaceae bacterium MAR_2010_188:
- a CDS encoding protein involved in gliding motility GldN: MSQIIIEKMRSKSLLIAFTSLFSATMVFAQSNLLNAKEPEEIGVKTAAQLALDNDKPLEYGYVDDRDILYSKMTWEKIVLDERVNFPLYYPVDTNNIGSNRRSLFDVLLKAISEGKIKRVYDDSYFEVERTMKDLGSAMSKIDTLDIGYEQYNAEGFVDPQYIVKRNITSYDVSAYLIKGLWYFDKRLGELRYRLLGIAPAAPDVNFIDSEDAANKMPIALFWVFFPEARQVLHEAKVFNGGNSAAPLSFDHLLNSRRFNGYMYREENVYGDREVKDYIADNALMQLLESDRIKDKIRNFEMDMWSY; encoded by the coding sequence ATGTCCCAAATAATAATTGAAAAGATGAGATCAAAAAGTTTATTAATAGCATTCACAAGCTTGTTTTCGGCGACGATGGTATTTGCTCAGTCAAATCTACTTAACGCCAAAGAACCTGAAGAAATCGGGGTCAAGACAGCAGCTCAACTTGCTTTGGACAATGATAAACCATTAGAATATGGTTACGTTGACGATCGAGACATTTTATATTCTAAAATGACTTGGGAAAAGATTGTTCTTGACGAGCGTGTAAACTTTCCACTTTACTATCCTGTAGATACCAATAACATTGGTAGCAATAGAAGATCATTATTCGATGTTCTTTTAAAGGCAATAAGTGAAGGAAAGATAAAACGTGTTTATGACGATTCATATTTCGAAGTAGAACGTACCATGAAAGATCTTGGTTCGGCGATGTCAAAAATCGATACTCTAGATATAGGATATGAGCAATACAATGCTGAAGGCTTTGTTGATCCTCAATATATTGTTAAAAGGAACATAACTTCTTATGATGTTAGTGCTTACCTTATTAAAGGTTTGTGGTATTTTGACAAGCGTCTGGGTGAACTTAGATATCGTTTATTAGGAATCGCTCCAGCAGCTCCCGATGTAAACTTTATCGATTCTGAAGATGCCGCAAATAAAATGCCTATTGCCCTTTTCTGGGTGTTTTTCCCAGAAGCAAGACAGGTTTTGCATGAAGCAAAAGTATTTAATGGTGGTAATAGTGCCGCACCATTATCATTTGATCATCTCTTAAACTCAAGACGTTTTAACGGTTATATGTACCGCGAAGAAAATGTTTATGGCGACAGGGAAGTCAAAGACTATATTGCTGACAATGCACTGATGCAATTATTAGAATCTGATAGGATAAAAGATAAGATCCGTAATTTCGAAATGGATATGTGGTCTTACTAA
- a CDS encoding Multidrug efflux pump subunit AcrA (membrane-fusion protein): MHKILQFVVGVVIILGAAIGGYFIYKSSNKPVPKVEKVVKTVYTEIAKNSTVPINIPANGNLTAKNRLELYSEVQGVFDNSAHDFKAGQEFKRGETLIRINASEYYASVQAAKSELYNIITSIMPDLRLDYPEAFPAWQQYITSFNMDNSTPELPEISNEKVNYFISGRGILSSYYNVKNLEQRLSKYAIRAPFDGILTESLVTKGTLVRSGQKLGEFIDTSVFELELAIGKTFSDLLQIGETVELKSLGGKEEYTGKVTRINGRIDQATQTIKVFVEVESDNLKEGMYLEAQLAARDEPNAIKISRKLLVDESEIYYLKDSILEIMKVNPVYFSATDVVIKGVPDGTQILSRPLGGAYPGMLVKVQQESASDSLKANSPAD; the protein is encoded by the coding sequence ATGCACAAAATTTTACAATTTGTCGTCGGTGTTGTTATCATACTTGGGGCAGCAATTGGTGGGTATTTCATCTATAAAAGCAGCAATAAACCAGTCCCAAAAGTTGAGAAAGTAGTTAAGACAGTCTACACGGAAATTGCAAAGAATTCAACCGTACCTATCAATATTCCTGCAAACGGAAATCTTACCGCAAAAAACAGACTAGAACTATATTCCGAAGTACAGGGAGTTTTTGATAATAGCGCTCATGACTTTAAGGCCGGTCAAGAATTTAAACGTGGCGAAACCTTAATTAGGATTAACGCTTCTGAATATTATGCCTCAGTGCAAGCGGCAAAAAGTGAGCTTTACAACATCATCACTTCTATAATGCCAGATTTGCGTTTAGATTATCCTGAAGCTTTTCCGGCATGGCAACAGTACATCACGAGTTTCAACATGGATAATTCTACGCCAGAGCTGCCCGAGATTTCCAACGAAAAAGTTAACTATTTTATTTCTGGTCGTGGAATACTTTCATCTTATTATAATGTAAAAAACCTAGAACAGCGTCTTTCAAAATATGCTATCAGGGCACCATTCGACGGAATTTTAACCGAGTCCTTAGTCACTAAAGGCACTTTGGTTAGATCTGGGCAAAAGCTGGGCGAATTTATAGATACTTCAGTTTTTGAACTTGAGTTGGCAATAGGAAAGACTTTTAGTGATCTGCTGCAGATAGGTGAAACGGTAGAGCTTAAGTCTCTTGGTGGAAAAGAAGAATATACCGGAAAGGTTACGAGGATAAACGGTCGTATAGATCAGGCCACCCAAACTATTAAGGTTTTTGTTGAAGTAGAAAGCGACAATTTAAAAGAGGGAATGTACCTAGAGGCGCAATTAGCTGCTAGGGACGAGCCTAATGCAATAAAGATTTCAAGAAAGTTGTTGGTAGATGAATCAGAGATTTATTATTTAAAGGATAGTATTCTAGAAATCATGAAGGTTAATCCAGTTTATTTTTCTGCGACAGATGTTGTAATTAAAGGAGTGCCAGATGGAACACAGATTCTTTCTAGGCCCTTGGGCGGTGCATATCCGGGAATGCTAGTTAAAGTTCAGCAAGAGTCGGCTAGTGATTCACTAAAAGCTAACTCACCAGCAGATTAA
- a CDS encoding ATP-binding cassette, subfamily F, member 3, whose translation MLNVHNLSISFQGEYLFEDVTFKLSPGDRVGLIGKNGAGKSTLLKILNREMEPDSGQIAADKEMSVGFLKQDIDFVFGRTVLEESYQAFEEIKKLEAKIDDINHQLVTREDYESDIYHQLMVDLNDFQHQYEIIGGYTYQGETEKILQGLGFRREDFEKLTDTFSGGWRMRIELAKLLLQNNDVLLLDEPTNHLDIESIIWLENFLKGYAGSVVIVSHDKMFLDNVTNRTIEISLGKIYDYPKPYSQFLVLRKEVKDQQLAAQKNQEKQIQQTEKLISKFRAKASKASMAQSLIKKLDRIDRIEVDEEDNSVMTLNFPVSVIPGKVVIEAKDITKNYDNLKVLNNIDLTIDRDRKIAFVGQNGQGKSTLAKIMVGDIEHKGHLKLGHNVQIGYFAQNQAEYLDGSKTVLDTMIDAANEKNRSKVRDILGAFLFRGDEVEKYVRVLSGGERNRLALAKLMLQPFNVLIMDEPTNHLDIASKNVLKNALKKFEGTLILVSHDRDFLQGLTEVVYEFKDKKLKEYLGSIDFFLEQRNLENLREAEKRNVVKNKAVNNNKQDYTDQKKLKSLKNKLSNLESNVSTLEKKIKEIDLSLQRNYKEVTADPKFFEDYQAKKKKLEKLMTEWEDVQLELDSFS comes from the coding sequence ATGCTTAACGTACATAATCTTTCTATTTCTTTTCAAGGTGAATATCTCTTCGAGGATGTGACATTTAAATTAAGTCCAGGCGATAGGGTTGGTCTTATCGGTAAAAATGGAGCAGGAAAATCAACTCTTTTAAAGATTTTAAATAGGGAAATGGAACCAGACTCGGGTCAGATAGCGGCAGATAAGGAAATGAGTGTCGGTTTTCTTAAGCAGGATATTGATTTTGTATTTGGAAGAACAGTTTTGGAGGAATCTTATCAAGCATTTGAAGAAATTAAAAAACTTGAAGCTAAAATTGATGATATTAATCATCAGTTGGTGACGCGGGAAGATTATGAAAGTGACATTTACCATCAATTGATGGTTGACCTAAATGATTTTCAGCATCAATATGAAATTATTGGCGGATATACTTATCAAGGTGAAACTGAGAAAATTTTACAAGGTCTAGGATTTAGAAGAGAAGATTTCGAGAAACTTACCGATACCTTTTCCGGTGGTTGGAGAATGCGTATAGAGTTGGCAAAGCTTCTTCTTCAAAATAACGATGTTTTATTACTCGATGAGCCCACAAACCACTTGGATATAGAATCTATTATTTGGTTAGAAAATTTCTTAAAAGGCTACGCTGGATCTGTGGTCATAGTCTCTCACGATAAAATGTTCTTGGATAATGTAACCAACAGAACAATTGAAATTTCTTTGGGTAAAATTTATGATTACCCAAAACCTTACAGTCAATTTTTGGTCTTGAGAAAAGAAGTGAAAGACCAGCAGTTAGCGGCTCAAAAAAATCAAGAAAAACAGATTCAACAGACTGAGAAATTAATATCAAAGTTTAGGGCAAAAGCCTCAAAGGCATCTATGGCTCAATCCCTGATTAAAAAACTAGATCGTATTGATAGGATCGAAGTAGACGAAGAAGACAATAGTGTTATGACTTTAAACTTTCCGGTATCTGTGATACCTGGTAAAGTTGTTATTGAGGCAAAGGATATTACCAAGAACTACGATAATTTAAAGGTTCTTAATAATATTGACCTCACCATAGATAGAGACCGTAAGATTGCATTTGTTGGTCAGAACGGCCAAGGCAAATCGACTTTGGCGAAAATAATGGTAGGAGATATTGAGCATAAAGGGCATTTAAAGCTCGGTCATAACGTGCAAATCGGGTATTTTGCCCAAAACCAAGCAGAATATTTAGATGGTTCTAAAACCGTTCTAGATACAATGATCGACGCTGCAAATGAGAAAAATAGGAGTAAAGTCCGTGATATATTAGGAGCATTCTTGTTCCGTGGGGATGAAGTTGAAAAGTATGTGAGGGTTCTTTCGGGTGGTGAGCGAAACAGATTGGCGCTTGCCAAACTGATGCTTCAACCGTTTAACGTCCTTATTATGGATGAGCCTACCAACCATTTGGATATTGCCTCAAAAAATGTTCTTAAAAATGCGTTGAAGAAATTTGAAGGTACTTTAATCTTAGTTTCTCACGACCGGGATTTTCTTCAAGGTTTAACCGAAGTGGTTTATGAATTCAAGGACAAGAAGCTAAAGGAATATCTTGGAAGTATCGATTTTTTCCTAGAGCAGAGAAATCTTGAAAACCTTCGTGAAGCAGAGAAAAGAAATGTGGTTAAAAACAAAGCTGTAAACAACAACAAGCAAGATTATACCGACCAAAAGAAATTAAAATCTTTAAAGAATAAATTGAGCAATCTAGAATCGAATGTTTCAACCTTAGAGAAAAAAATCAAGGAAATAGATTTAAGCTTACAGCGCAATTATAAAGAAGTAACCGCAGACCCTAAATTCTTTGAAGACTATCAAGCTAAGAAGAAGAAACTAGAAAAACTAATGACCGAGTGGGAAGATGTTCAGTTAGAGCTAGACTCTTTCTCTTAA
- a CDS encoding protein involved in gliding motility GldL, with the protein MAQSRASKKLMNMVYGLGAAIVILGALFKIMHWPFGNLMLIIGLITESIVFIFSAFEPVDDDLDWSLVYPELAGGESAHNHFDENPAEAEGLLSRKLDDLLREAKIDGELMTSLGDSIKNFEGAAKNLSPTVDGMQATKKYSEELSLAAAQMESLNSLYKVQLDSVNRQAVINEEAVENATKLKEQMQSLASNLSSLNGVYGGMLSAMNRTN; encoded by the coding sequence ATGGCACAATCAAGAGCAAGCAAAAAACTAATGAACATGGTCTACGGACTAGGAGCGGCGATCGTTATCCTAGGAGCCCTATTTAAGATCATGCACTGGCCTTTCGGTAACTTAATGCTGATCATCGGTCTTATTACAGAATCTATTGTATTTATCTTTTCAGCCTTTGAACCGGTAGATGACGATTTAGACTGGTCATTAGTATATCCAGAATTAGCTGGAGGTGAGTCAGCTCACAATCATTTCGACGAGAATCCTGCTGAAGCAGAAGGTCTTCTTTCTAGAAAATTAGATGATTTACTTAGAGAAGCAAAAATTGATGGTGAATTAATGACAAGCTTAGGCGATAGCATTAAGAACTTCGAAGGTGCTGCAAAAAATCTAAGTCCTACAGTAGATGGAATGCAAGCAACTAAGAAATATAGCGAAGAGCTTTCTTTAGCTGCTGCACAAATGGAATCATTAAACAGTTTATATAAAGTTCAATTAGACAGTGTAAACAGACAAGCTGTGATCAATGAAGAAGCAGTAGAAAATGCTACCAAGTTAAAAGAACAAATGCAATCTTTAGCCTCTAATCTATCTTCTTTAAACGGCGTATATGGCGGTATGCTTTCTGCAATGAACAGAACTAATTAG
- a CDS encoding protein involved in gliding motility GldM — translation MAGGKQTARQKMINLMYLVFIAMLALNMSKEVLSAFGLLNERIEDSNIAATERNGAFMQGLAEKVDEQPAKYKPLMDQAEQIDKLSTEFNSYLESLKAEMVATVDDPKDYEVMDKTIHLDEKWFVGGKVTPEGQEFLDQIEKYRAGVISVLGDSNKDIQADITKKFSTNPVMTRDDIELPWIDYHYKGFPMVASLTKITQMQADVKTIESEVLSSMLAGKLKIEASLTNFEAIVVPDKTAFFNGEDFTGRIILGKKDKTLSADKVIINGKELDAASMQAGQTMLKFPAGSVGEQKIQGEFQFKEGDSIIKIPVTSSYAVVPKPNSATISADKMNVVYRGVSNPMTISFAGIPDNNVSASAAGLSKTSGVGKYMMNPGTGREVAINVTGTLPDGTKVSDRATFRIKDIPKPAGTIAGQVDNTALPKATVEIASVGAVLEDFDFELPIQVTSFKIKIPGQPSVSVNGTKLNDQAKNALRKAKRGDGIQIFDIKAQIQGNSSYKLKGVSPVFVELTN, via the coding sequence ATGGCAGGTGGAAAACAAACAGCTAGACAAAAAATGATTAACTTGATGTATTTGGTATTTATTGCCATGCTCGCGTTAAACATGTCTAAAGAAGTGCTATCGGCCTTTGGTCTTCTCAACGAGAGAATCGAAGATTCGAATATAGCAGCAACAGAACGTAATGGTGCATTTATGCAGGGACTGGCCGAGAAAGTCGACGAGCAACCAGCAAAGTATAAGCCATTAATGGATCAAGCAGAGCAGATTGATAAACTATCAACTGAATTTAACTCGTACCTAGAAAGCCTAAAGGCTGAAATGGTTGCGACTGTAGACGACCCAAAAGATTACGAAGTAATGGACAAAACCATTCATTTAGATGAAAAATGGTTTGTTGGAGGAAAAGTTACCCCAGAAGGTCAAGAATTCTTAGACCAAATCGAAAAATATCGTGCTGGAGTAATTTCTGTACTTGGAGATTCTAACAAGGATATTCAAGCAGATATAACTAAAAAATTCTCTACTAACCCGGTTATGACCCGTGACGATATAGAATTGCCTTGGATCGATTATCATTATAAAGGTTTTCCTATGGTTGCCTCATTAACTAAGATAACTCAAATGCAGGCAGACGTTAAGACAATAGAATCAGAAGTATTATCTTCTATGCTGGCAGGTAAATTAAAGATCGAAGCATCTTTAACAAACTTCGAAGCTATTGTAGTTCCAGACAAGACTGCGTTCTTTAATGGTGAAGACTTTACAGGTAGAATTATTCTTGGTAAAAAAGATAAGACATTAAGTGCTGATAAAGTAATCATCAACGGTAAAGAATTAGATGCAGCTTCTATGCAAGCCGGACAAACGATGTTAAAATTCCCTGCAGGTAGTGTAGGTGAGCAAAAGATACAAGGAGAATTTCAGTTTAAGGAAGGTGATTCTATCATCAAGATTCCTGTAACAAGTTCTTATGCGGTTGTTCCTAAACCTAACTCTGCTACTATTTCTGCAGATAAGATGAATGTTGTATATCGTGGTGTTTCTAACCCGATGACCATATCATTCGCTGGTATTCCTGATAATAATGTATCTGCTTCAGCGGCTGGTCTTTCTAAGACTTCGGGTGTTGGTAAATACATGATGAATCCTGGTACAGGTAGAGAAGTTGCAATTAATGTAACTGGTACCCTTCCTGATGGAACTAAAGTAAGCGACAGAGCAACTTTCAGGATTAAGGATATTCCTAAGCCTGCAGGTACAATTGCTGGTCAGGTAGATAATACTGCCTTGCCAAAGGCTACTGTAGAAATCGCAAGTGTTGGAGCGGTTTTAGAAGATTTTGACTTCGAACTTCCAATCCAAGTGACGTCTTTCAAAATCAAGATTCCTGGACAACCTTCTGTATCGGTTAACGGTACAAAGTTAAATGACCAAGCTAAAAATGCTTTGAGAAAAGCTAAGCGTGGTGATGGTATCCAGATTTTTGATATCAAAGCACAGATACAAGGTAATTCTTCATACAAATTAAAAGGAGTTTCTCCAGTATTCGTAGAATTGACCAACTAA
- a CDS encoding Multidrug efflux pump subunit AcrB, with product MRKVIEYFIRYEVAVNVVLIAFLIFGFLGMIQLKSSFFPLQESQIININIAYPGAAPQEIEEGIVLKIEDNLKGLIGVERVTSTSRENGGSITVEIESGQDINDMVAEVKNAVDRVSNFPGGMEPLVVAKSEQIRETIDFAISGDNIELGTLKKIGRDVENDLRAMEGISQIQVNGYPDEEIEIAVRESDLLAYNLTFTEVAAAVSEANILSTGGNIKTDAEDYLIRANNRSYYGNELNSLAVRANSDGTVVRLQDVATVRDRFSETPNATYFNGNISVNVGITNTNSEDLLSTAEKVNEYVVEFNKKYTGVKIDIINDQSIRLKERTQLLLENGAVGIILVLVFLSLFLNTRLAFWVALGLPVAFMGMFIFAAQFSVTINILSLFGMIIVIGILVDDGIVISENIYQHYEMGKPRVQAAVDGTMEVLPPILSAIITTVLAFSTFLFLEGRIGEFFSEVSVIVILTLLVSLIEALIILPAHIAHSKALVKESPEEMAKKKGLAKFFMKMRVINVYGDKIMNYLRDNLYSPVLRFALRQRFITFAILLALFILTIGAFMGGVIKGAFFPRVDSDTVSIDLLMPEGTNPKITDSIISLVEAASWKVNEDYTKRQSGNKQVVQNIIKRVGPGNNKASLRVNLLPGEERDFASPDVTASIREEVGDVYGVELLTFGSGGNFGGSPVSISLLGNNTEELKEAKNELKEALTNNSLLADVTDTDPEGIKEINIELNEAAYALGLNLRSVMNQIRAGFFGLQAQRFQRGQDEIRVWVRYDRLNRESINDLDDMRIITPSGDRVPFGEIANYTIERGEESIRHLDGQREIQVNADLKDPKSTATEILLDVRNNIMPNILSKYPSVSASYEGQNREANKLSRSAGTTVPIVIFLIYVVIAFTFRSYSQPFLLILMIPFSFIAVAWGHWIHDFPINILSALGIIALIGIMVNDGLVLIGKFNSFLVSGMDFDEALFEAGRVRFRAIFLTSLTTVAGIAPLLLEKSRGAQFLKPMAISIAYGIGIATVLTLIILPLLLSVTNSAKKNTKWLITGNMVEKRELERAVKEQKVEHAH from the coding sequence ATGAGAAAAGTAATTGAATACTTTATACGTTACGAAGTTGCAGTTAATGTAGTTCTTATCGCTTTCTTGATCTTTGGCTTCTTGGGGATGATTCAGCTTAAATCCTCATTCTTCCCTTTACAGGAATCGCAAATAATAAATATAAATATTGCCTATCCAGGCGCTGCTCCTCAAGAGATTGAGGAAGGTATTGTACTTAAGATTGAAGATAATTTAAAAGGTTTGATCGGGGTTGAAAGGGTAACGTCAACTTCCCGTGAAAATGGTGGGAGCATTACCGTAGAAATTGAAAGTGGCCAGGATATTAATGATATGGTCGCAGAGGTAAAGAATGCGGTAGACCGTGTTTCTAACTTTCCGGGAGGGATGGAACCACTTGTGGTGGCTAAAAGCGAGCAGATTAGGGAAACGATAGACTTTGCTATCAGTGGCGATAATATAGAATTAGGGACTTTAAAAAAGATTGGCCGCGACGTCGAAAACGATTTACGGGCAATGGAAGGAATTTCCCAGATTCAAGTTAACGGTTATCCAGATGAAGAGATTGAAATTGCAGTAAGGGAAAGTGATCTGTTAGCCTATAACCTAACTTTTACCGAAGTTGCAGCAGCTGTATCCGAAGCCAATATTTTGTCAACAGGTGGTAATATTAAAACGGACGCCGAAGATTATCTAATTCGAGCAAACAACCGTTCCTACTACGGGAATGAACTGAACAGCCTTGCAGTAAGAGCAAATTCTGACGGTACCGTAGTAAGACTTCAAGACGTGGCAACAGTTAGAGATAGGTTTTCTGAAACACCAAATGCTACTTACTTTAACGGAAATATTTCAGTAAACGTAGGTATTACGAATACCAACAGCGAAGATTTACTTTCCACCGCAGAAAAGGTAAATGAATATGTTGTAGAATTCAACAAAAAATATACGGGAGTTAAAATAGATATCATCAACGATCAATCTATTCGTCTTAAAGAGCGTACACAACTCTTGCTAGAAAATGGAGCAGTTGGAATTATCCTAGTTCTTGTTTTTCTTTCTTTATTCCTAAATACAAGATTGGCCTTTTGGGTAGCATTAGGCTTGCCGGTTGCCTTTATGGGAATGTTCATCTTTGCCGCGCAATTTAGTGTAACCATAAATATTTTGTCCTTATTTGGGATGATCATTGTTATCGGGATTTTGGTAGATGATGGTATTGTAATTTCCGAAAACATCTATCAGCATTATGAAATGGGCAAACCGCGGGTACAAGCTGCCGTAGATGGCACCATGGAAGTGCTTCCTCCAATTTTGTCAGCGATTATAACTACAGTGTTGGCTTTTTCAACCTTTTTATTTTTGGAAGGTCGTATAGGAGAGTTTTTTAGTGAAGTGTCTGTAATTGTTATTCTAACCTTATTGGTTTCGCTAATCGAAGCGCTAATTATTTTACCGGCACATATAGCTCACTCCAAGGCTCTAGTAAAAGAATCACCAGAGGAAATGGCCAAAAAGAAAGGTCTTGCGAAATTCTTTATGAAGATGAGGGTCATCAATGTTTATGGTGATAAAATCATGAATTATCTAAGGGATAACCTTTACAGCCCGGTTCTGAGATTCGCATTAAGACAGCGTTTTATCACATTCGCAATTTTATTGGCACTATTTATTCTAACTATTGGAGCCTTTATGGGAGGGGTTATTAAGGGTGCGTTTTTCCCACGGGTAGATAGTGATACCGTTAGTATAGACCTTTTAATGCCAGAAGGAACCAACCCAAAGATTACCGATTCTATTATTTCATTGGTAGAAGCTGCATCTTGGAAGGTAAACGAAGATTATACAAAAAGGCAATCTGGTAATAAACAAGTTGTTCAAAATATCATAAAACGGGTTGGTCCCGGAAATAACAAAGCGAGTCTAAGGGTAAATTTGCTTCCGGGTGAAGAGCGGGATTTCGCTTCACCAGATGTAACTGCTTCTATTAGAGAAGAAGTTGGCGATGTTTATGGGGTGGAGCTTTTAACCTTTGGTTCTGGCGGGAACTTTGGAGGTAGTCCAGTTTCAATTTCACTCTTAGGAAATAATACCGAAGAATTAAAAGAAGCAAAAAACGAGTTAAAGGAGGCCTTGACCAATAATTCCTTATTGGCAGATGTGACGGATACCGACCCAGAAGGTATTAAGGAAATAAATATCGAATTAAACGAAGCGGCTTATGCCCTTGGCTTAAATCTCCGAAGTGTGATGAACCAGATTAGGGCGGGATTCTTTGGACTGCAGGCACAGCGTTTTCAAAGAGGTCAAGATGAAATTAGGGTATGGGTGAGATACGATAGGTTGAATCGAGAATCTATTAATGATTTAGATGATATGCGTATCATTACCCCGAGCGGAGATAGGGTTCCGTTTGGTGAAATTGCTAATTATACAATTGAAAGAGGAGAAGAAAGCATTAGACATTTAGATGGGCAGAGAGAAATTCAAGTTAATGCCGATTTAAAAGACCCAAAAAGTACCGCCACCGAAATATTATTAGACGTTAGGAATAACATAATGCCCAATATCCTTTCAAAATATCCGAGTGTAAGCGCTTCATATGAAGGACAGAACCGGGAAGCCAATAAGTTAAGCCGGTCTGCTGGTACCACGGTGCCAATAGTTATATTTTTGATTTATGTGGTAATTGCCTTCACCTTTAGAAGTTATAGCCAGCCGTTCCTATTAATCTTAATGATACCATTTAGTTTTATCGCAGTTGCTTGGGGACATTGGATACATGATTTCCCAATCAATATATTATCGGCTTTAGGGATTATAGCGTTAATCGGAATTATGGTAAACGATGGACTGGTCCTTATAGGGAAGTTTAATTCTTTCCTAGTCTCAGGAATGGATTTTGATGAAGCCCTATTTGAAGCTGGTAGGGTAAGGTTTAGGGCTATATTCCTTACCTCACTTACAACGGTGGCCGGGATTGCACCACTTCTTTTAGAAAAAAGTAGGGGAGCCCAATTTTTAAAACCGATGGCAATCTCCATCGCATACGGAATCGGTATCGCAACCGTGTTGACCTTAATAATCTTACCACTTCTCTTATCTGTAACCAACAGCGCTAAGAAAAATACCAAATGGTTAATAACAGGTAATATGGTCGAGAAAAGAGAATTAGAAAGAGCTGTAAAAGAACAAAAAGTTGAGCATGCACATTAA
- a CDS encoding Glycine/D-amino acid oxidase translates to MKHVDYIVVGLGIAGIAFCEQLRKKNKSFLVFDDSSQISSAVAGGVYNPVVLKRFSLAWMANEQIEVADNFYKSLQSFLKIKIDYPLPVYRKYNSVEEQNDWMVASDQPQLERFLSADFIPNKNPSVIAPFGFGKVNETGMIDTTAMMNGYREYLSQEKRFSTSSFNYSKVGFQSDEIIYENHSSKYLICAEGFGLNKNPFFSNIPLNGTKGEVLIIKSPGLQLDFILKSSVFIIPLGNDDYYVGATYEHHDKTCNLTEKAREELIRKLMSTISCDFEIVEQKAGMRPTTKDRRPVVGRNAEHKNVCVLNGLGTRGIMIAPYISKELYHHLEEGKHLNPEIDMARFY, encoded by the coding sequence ATGAAACATGTGGATTATATTGTGGTTGGTCTTGGTATTGCTGGGATTGCATTCTGTGAGCAATTAAGAAAAAAAAATAAATCCTTTTTGGTGTTCGATGATTCTTCACAAATCTCTTCTGCCGTCGCCGGAGGTGTTTATAATCCGGTGGTGTTGAAGCGTTTCAGTTTAGCTTGGATGGCTAATGAGCAGATAGAAGTCGCGGATAATTTCTACAAATCTCTTCAATCATTTTTAAAAATAAAGATTGATTATCCTCTTCCTGTTTACAGAAAGTACAATTCTGTGGAAGAACAAAATGATTGGATGGTTGCATCTGACCAGCCACAATTAGAACGTTTCCTTTCAGCTGATTTTATACCAAATAAAAATCCATCAGTTATCGCGCCATTTGGTTTTGGAAAGGTAAATGAAACCGGAATGATTGATACCACTGCTATGATGAATGGCTATCGGGAATACTTGTCACAGGAAAAACGATTTTCCACTTCGAGTTTCAATTATTCAAAGGTTGGATTTCAGTCGGATGAAATTATTTATGAAAACCACAGCTCTAAGTATTTAATCTGTGCTGAAGGTTTCGGCTTGAACAAGAATCCTTTTTTTTCTAATATTCCACTTAATGGTACCAAGGGTGAAGTTTTGATAATAAAGTCTCCAGGCTTACAATTAGATTTCATCTTAAAATCTTCGGTCTTTATAATTCCGCTAGGTAACGACGATTATTATGTTGGCGCAACTTATGAGCATCACGACAAAACCTGCAACCTTACCGAAAAAGCTAGGGAAGAATTAATCAGAAAATTAATGTCTACCATTAGTTGTGACTTTGAAATCGTTGAACAGAAAGCAGGTATGAGGCCAACCACAAAAGATAGAAGACCGGTTGTTGGCAGAAATGCCGAACATAAAAATGTGTGTGTACTTAATGGATTGGGTACTCGGGGAATTATGATTGCGCCTTATATTTCTAAGGAACTATATCATCATTTAGAAGAAGGAAAACATTTAAATCCTGAAATTGATATGGCGAGATTTTACTAG